The nucleotide sequence AGGGCGACCTTGTTGCGAGGCCACGGCCACTGGCCGAGCCGCGCCAGGCTCGCCTCGTCGATGTCGACGATGCGCACCGGCGCGGCCTGGTAGGTGCGCGGCTGGGACCGCTGGTAAGCATCGAATACGGCGTGGTGGATATTGCCGACGAACCAGGGCTCCTTGCGCTCGGCCCAGATGCCGCACGCGACGACCAGTCCGGACAGCAGGATGCCGACTAGCCGCAGCCTCTTCGGCATGCGTCCGGCCAACGTGGTCGGGTTGGAATTGGCGATGGCCATGGCGTCCGCGTTTCCGCGCTACTCTACCTCGATGACGAGGAAGTGCGCGTTCAGGCCCTCGTTCTGGTGGCCGAAGATCTTGGCGTGCGAGATGTGGCGGAAGCGGTAGCCGACCGACCAGCGCAGGCCGTCGTCGCTGCCGAACGTGACACCGATGCCGGCGTTGTCGCTGAACAGCACTTCGGATCCCAGACCGTAATTCTGCAGCGTCGTGAAGATCAGGCCGATGCCGCCTTCGAAGTAGGGCACGACGTTGGTCCAGCCGAGCGGCGCGAAGCGCGCGAGCGGAACTACCGAGGCCTCGAACGCGTGCGCGTCACCGAAGATCCCGCCAACCGTCGGCTCGACCGACCACGAGAAGTCGGTCTTGGCTTTCGCGAAGAAGTTGTCGAGGAAGTCGGCGCCCTGGAAATGCCAGCGCCAGCCCACCGAAAGCAGCGCGATGTCGCGCTGGCGGTTGTTGACGTCCTGGTCCGGCGAGTAGCCCGCGAGCAGCAGCGGGCCGTTTCCGAGCAGGTCGGCGCGGGCCGGCGCGGCGGCGGGCAGCGCCTCGAGCATGGCGACCACGAGACTGGCGGCCAGGACTCGCCGGAGGCGGCGGCGTGCAGGGGAAGGCTGGGTGGGGACAGTTGCAGGCATCCGGTTTCCTCGTGGTCGGGGCCCGCGGCACTGCCGCAGGGTTGGCGACCGGCGCAAGCGCCCGGAACGGTGCCTGCCGGCGCGTGATTAGCCCCAAGGGAGCCGACTCGCAAATCAGGTGGTGCCAAGCTACCCTGCGGCGACGCGCGCCGGGGCGGCGCGAGTCGCTCGAGCTCCGGGTGACACTTACTCCATCGCATCGAGGCTTCTCCCCCTTGCCGTTCCCGACCAGGCTGCGACCCGCGGCCTGCGCCCTGATTCCACTGGCCTCGCTCGTCGCGGTCGCATCCGTTGCACGCGCCGCGGACACGGTGGCGGGGACGAAGGTCGATTCCGCCGCTGCCGCATCGGTCATCGGACCGGCGGCTGCCGCTGCCGCACCCGCGACCGATGCCGCACCCGCACCCGCACCCGCGGCCCCGGCTGCCGCGGACGACGAGAAGCCGCAGCCGGCCGCGCTCGAGCTCGCGTTCACGCCTTTCGAAGACAAGCTCTTCGTCGAGGCTCGCCAAAATGGCGTTCCGATTGTGCTCTACTTCGAGGCCGACTGGTGCGCGCCGTGCCGGAAAATGCACGAGACGACGTTTCGTTCGCCGGCTGTCGTGGAAGCTGCAGCCGGCATTCGCCTGTTTCGTGTCGACATGACCAGACCCAACTCCTACCTCGACCTGGTCGAGAAAAGCTTCCGTATCACCGGCGCGCCCACTGTCGTCTTGTTCGGACCGGACGGACAGGAACGGCAGCGCCAGCTCGGCTTCATCCCTGCGGCGACATTCGCGAAGATGCTGAGCAGCACGAGGAAGCCGGCAACCAACCACTGACGGAACCCATACCGAATGTCTTCAGCAGAACCTGCCACACCGATCGCCAGAGAGCCGCTGGCTTTTGCCGATCTCGACCTGCCCGATAGCGTCCGGCGCGGCATCGAAGATGCCGGGTTCACCTTCTGCACGCCGATCCAGGCCGAAACGCTGCCGACGGCGATCACCGGCCGTGACATTGCAGGCCAGGCGCAGACCGGCACCGGCAAGACGGCCGCGTTCCTGATCGCTGCGTTCACGCTGCTGCTCAGTCGCCCGCGCCGCCATCAGGGCAAGGGCTCGTGCCCGCGCGTGCTGATCATCGCCCCCACTCGCGAGCTGGCGATGCAGATTTTCGAGGAGGCCAAGCTGCTCGGCAAGCACACGGGCCTCGTGCTGCACGCGGTCTACGGCGGCGTCGATTACATCAAGCAGCTCGACCGCCTGGCCGAAGGCGTCGACGTGCTGATCGGCACCCCGGGGCGCCTGATCGACTATCTCAAGCAGCGCGTCTTCACGCTGAAGGATTCCGAGATCCTGATCGTCGACGAGGCCGACCGCATGTTCGACATGGGGTTCGTCGACGACCTTCGCTACCTCGTGACCAAGATGCCGCCGGCCACCGAGCGCGCCTCGTTCATGTATTCGGCCACGCTGTCGTATCGCGTGCTCGAGCTCGCCTACGAGTACATGCACGACGTGCACCGCGTCGCGATCGACGAGGAGCAGGTGACGGCCGAGCGCGTCGAGCAGCTCGTCTACCACGTGGGCGTCGACGAGAAGCTGCCGGTCATGCTGAACCTGCTGTTGCGCGAAAAGCCATCGCGCGCCCTGGTGTTCGTCAATACCCGGCGCGGCGTGCACTTCGTTGCCGAGAGGCTCGAGCGCCACGGCTACGCGGTCGGCGTTCTGGTGGGCGACGTCGACCAGAAAAGGCGCATCCGCACGCTGCGCGACTTCAAGGAAGGCAACATCTCCATCCTCGTCGCGACGGACGTCGCGTCGCGCGGCCTGCACATCGAGGCCGTCAGCCACGTCTTCAACTACGATCTTCCGCAGGATCCGGAAGACTACGTGCACCGAATCGGGCGCACCGCGCGCGCAGGAGCTTCCGGCATCGCGTACTCGCTGGCCTGCGAGCATCACGTCTACTCGCTCGAGGCGATCGAGGAATTCATCGGGATGTCGGTCCCCCACACGTTCCCCGCTGCGGAGCTGGTCAGGATGCCGCGGCCGCAGCCGCGCCCGGCCCGCGTCGAGCCTGTCCCGGTCGAAGCGGATCGTGCCGCAGAGGAAGCGCCCGCCGCGGGCGAAGCGGGAGAAGGCGACGGCGCTCCAGGCCGTCGCAAGCGCCGCTCGCGTTCGAAACGCAAAGGCTCGATCGAAAGGACTGATGCCGGTGCCGCCGCGCCTGCATCCGGCGCGCAAGCCGAATCTTCGCCGCCGCCGGCGCAGGAGGCGGCCGACGCCGCCGGCCCGCGCCGCAAGCGTCGCCGCCGCCGACGTCGCCGCTCCGGTGACGCCGCCGCTCCTTCGGGCGACGGCAACGCGACCGCCGGCGAGCCCGGCTGAACGGGCGGCTCCCGCACGATGTCCCCCGCCGGCAGCGACGAACGATGGAGTGACGTCGTCGTCGACCGCGAGCTGCGCGAGCGGCTGCGGCCGGCGCTGCGTTTCCTTTTCGAGCGCTGGTGGCGCGTCACGCTGCGCGGAATCGAACGCGTTCCCAGAGACGGTCCGGCGATCCTCGTCGGCAATCACTCGGGCGCTCTTCCGCTGGATGCCGTGATGCTCGCGTACGCGCTCGACCGCGAAGAAGAAGCGGCCAGCCCGCGTCGCGTCGCGCGGGTGCTTTACGATCGCTTCATCGAAGGCATCCCGCCGCTGGCCGACTTCTATCGCCGCGCCGGCGGTGTGCCGGCGCGCTACCAGGTCGCCGATGCGCTGCTGCGGCGAGGCGAGCTCGTCGTGATTTTCCCGGAAGGCGTCGGCGGCGTGGCCAAGCTGTTCGACGACAGGTATCGCCTGCAGAGGTTCTCGACGTCGGCAGCACGGCTGGCGGTCAAGCACCGCGCCCCTGTGATCCCGTTCTCCATCGTCGGCGCCGAGGAAGCGTATCCCCTGCTCGGCCGCAGCCAGGAAGGCAATGCCCCGCTAGGGGCGCCGTACGTGCCCGTGACGCCGTTCTTCCCTTTGCTCGGCCCTCTCGGCATCCTGCCGCTGCCGACGAAGTGGACGATATCGTTCGGCTCGCGCATCGCGCTGCACCGCGAGAAGCGCTTCGGCGGGTCGCCGAATTTCGAGGCGATGACGGCGCGCGTGCGCCGCAGCGTAGAAGTGCTCATCCGGCGCAGTCTCGACGAGCGCGAGTCGGTCTTCCTCGGTTAGCAGGCCGCGTGCATCATGGCCGTCACGATCTACACGCGCGGCGACTGCGAGTTCAGCCGGCGCCTGCGCGAAAGCTTTCGCGAGCGCGGCATTGCGTTCCGCGAGATCGACGTGGGCGCAAACCCCGAATGCATTCCCGAGCTGGTCAAGCTCACGGGACGCCGGCGCATCGTGCCGGTCGTCGTCGACGGCGCCAAGATCGAGATTGCGCCACAGGGCGGCACCGAGTTCTGATCGACCACCTGCGGGCAGCGGATTTTGCTTCGTTGCCGAAAAAAAGACTGGTCAGATTCCCGTCAGTTGTGTAAGGTCCCGGCTCGTGGAGGAGAAGCGCCTCTACTTGCGCCTCGGCGACCGTGTCTACTCCGACTCGCACGAAGAGTGGGGCACTGGAGCTGTTGTCGAGGAAATGACGTCGACGATCGTCGGCGGAACCTGCCTCGT is from Candidatus Binatia bacterium and encodes:
- a CDS encoding glutaredoxin family protein, whose protein sequence is MAVTIYTRGDCEFSRRLRESFRERGIAFREIDVGANPECIPELVKLTGRRRIVPVVVDGAKIEIAPQGGTEF
- a CDS encoding lysophospholipid acyltransferase family protein, with product MSPAGSDERWSDVVVDRELRERLRPALRFLFERWWRVTLRGIERVPRDGPAILVGNHSGALPLDAVMLAYALDREEEAASPRRVARVLYDRFIEGIPPLADFYRRAGGVPARYQVADALLRRGELVVIFPEGVGGVAKLFDDRYRLQRFSTSAARLAVKHRAPVIPFSIVGAEEAYPLLGRSQEGNAPLGAPYVPVTPFFPLLGPLGILPLPTKWTISFGSRIALHREKRFGGSPNFEAMTARVRRSVEVLIRRSLDERESVFLG
- a CDS encoding DEAD/DEAH box helicase; the encoded protein is MSSAEPATPIAREPLAFADLDLPDSVRRGIEDAGFTFCTPIQAETLPTAITGRDIAGQAQTGTGKTAAFLIAAFTLLLSRPRRHQGKGSCPRVLIIAPTRELAMQIFEEAKLLGKHTGLVLHAVYGGVDYIKQLDRLAEGVDVLIGTPGRLIDYLKQRVFTLKDSEILIVDEADRMFDMGFVDDLRYLVTKMPPATERASFMYSATLSYRVLELAYEYMHDVHRVAIDEEQVTAERVEQLVYHVGVDEKLPVMLNLLLREKPSRALVFVNTRRGVHFVAERLERHGYAVGVLVGDVDQKRRIRTLRDFKEGNISILVATDVASRGLHIEAVSHVFNYDLPQDPEDYVHRIGRTARAGASGIAYSLACEHHVYSLEAIEEFIGMSVPHTFPAAELVRMPRPQPRPARVEPVPVEADRAAEEAPAAGEAGEGDGAPGRRKRRSRSKRKGSIERTDAGAAAPASGAQAESSPPPAQEAADAAGPRRKRRRRRRRRSGDAAAPSGDGNATAGEPG
- a CDS encoding acyloxyacyl hydrolase, whose translation is MPATVPTQPSPARRRLRRVLAASLVVAMLEALPAAAPARADLLGNGPLLLAGYSPDQDVNNRQRDIALLSVGWRWHFQGADFLDNFFAKAKTDFSWSVEPTVGGIFGDAHAFEASVVPLARFAPLGWTNVVPYFEGGIGLIFTTLQNYGLGSEVLFSDNAGIGVTFGSDDGLRWSVGYRFRHISHAKIFGHQNEGLNAHFLVIEVE
- a CDS encoding thioredoxin fold domain-containing protein, yielding MPFPTRLRPAACALIPLASLVAVASVARAADTVAGTKVDSAAAASVIGPAAAAAAPATDAAPAPAPAAPAAADDEKPQPAALELAFTPFEDKLFVEARQNGVPIVLYFEADWCAPCRKMHETTFRSPAVVEAAAGIRLFRVDMTRPNSYLDLVEKSFRITGAPTVVLFGPDGQERQRQLGFIPAATFAKMLSSTRKPATNH